The genomic region CAATGTGGCACAGCAAGCGAAAGCGCGGCAATTCCTCAGGCCTTGTAATGCAATTTACGATGCCCGACCGAACCCGTCAATGCGGCTCAGGCAAACCCCGTGTCGGCGATGTGCGACCCGCCAAGGGACAAGCTGCTATCGCGCAGTCGGCAGCGTGGTAAAATTCATCGATTTTGCCGGCAGGCCAGCAGCAGCGGACAAATTTACACCCCTGTTTTTCGCTTGCCGCTGCTCGAGCGGGCATTTATGCTTATGTTTGGAGTACGGGCGATTTTGCGACGACAAGCGTACCATATGGCCACTGATTTTCGCCAGTTCGACGAGCACGGTTTTCCCATCGCGCCTCGGTTCCAGGATTTGAAGGTACCAGGCGAAGAAGTGCCCCGTCGGCCGAACGTTTCGGTTCGGACCAAGCGGTTGGTGTTGGTAGCCGTGCTGTTGGGAATTGTTGTCCCGGTGATATTTGGTCCGCAAATCGTTTCGGCGGTCGGGCAAGGCGTGGCCGAATGGTTTAGCAGCCGTGCCGAGCAAAAGTTTTGGCACGGCGACTATGCCGGCGCGATTTCCGACTTGGGCCATGCAATCGGCTGGAGCCCGCATTCCTGGGAACTGTATTTCCGGCGTGCTCAGTATCGCGAAAAAGTTGATGATTTGAACGGCAGCCTGGCCGATTGGAACCAGTTGCTCGGATTAACCGAATCCACCGAAGTTCTGTCGTTCGTGTATTCAGGTCGAAGTTGGATCTATGTGCGTTTGGAGCGTTATCGGGAAGCGCTCGACGACGCCACGCACGCCGTACGGCTGAGTCCCACGCCGGAAAACCTGAACACCCGCGCGTATATCCGGGCCTTGGCGAATTTGGAATTGCCCGAGGGACTGGTCGACATCAACAAAGCGTTGGAGGAGGTGGGTGAAGGCAATCCGCAGTTTCTGGACACGCGTGGTTATCTGCTGTTTTTGATGGATCGCAGCGACGACTCGCTGAAAGACCTGAAGCGGGCGATCTTGCTGTCGGAGTCTGACCGGCGAAGATTACAAACGCAGCAGTTCATGGATCCGCGTGAATGGACTCTAAGAATGAAGGAGATGGAACACAATTTGGCCGTGATGTATCACCACCGGGGGTTGGTGTACGACAAGCTAGGCCACAAGGACGATGCCGATCATGACTTGCGCCATGCCCAAGAACTGGGCTATAACCCGGCTCAGGGAGTGCTGTAGAAGTTTGCAGTCGCTTTGGCGACCGGCTGCTTCTGCCTCAGGCTTGTTGCACAACGACTGCTGCGGGTTCTTCTTCGGACGTATCGCCGACCGGGAGAATGGTTAAGCCTGTGTGGTGAAATACGTGATTTCGGCCGGCGGCTTTCGCGCTGTATAGGGCGGCATCGGCGCGGGCCAACAGTGTTTGCGGATTGTCACCGTCTGCGGCCAACGAAACCCCGCAGCTAACCGTCAGCGGCAACTGGTGTTCCACGCGCCGCCGCAAGCGTTCGGAAAATGTGGAGGCTCCTGCGAGCGTGGTTTGCGGCATGACGATCACAAATTCTTCGCCGCCATAACGCGCCACCATGTCGGTATCGCGAACATTGTCGTCCAGCAAGCGGGCCACCGCCTTGAGCATGCGATCGCCATACAAATGCCCTTGCTCGTCGTTGATTTCTTTGAAGTGATCCAGATCCAATAGCGCCACGGAAAACGGCTGCTCGTAACGGTGCATCATGTTGAACATCGATTCCAAAGTTTCGTCCAGCGCGCGGCGGTTGCTGACGCCCGTCAGCGGATCAGTGCGGACTTCGGTGAAGGTCATCAAGTTGTTCGATTGCTGGCGGATTTCGTCGTAAGCGGTGGCCAACTGTGCGGCCAATTTGAGCGTGGGTTTCAGCATGCCCTCCGCCTCGGCGCACAATTCTTGCCAGGCGGCTTCTTGTTGATCGCTGCCCAAGGACGACACGCGATCTTTGAATTTCAACACGCTGGAGTGGTGCGTGGCAATGCTCCGCCGCACGGCCACGGCGATGCGCTCCAGTTCTTTCGCCACGGCTTGCGCGCGTTTGAGTTCGCGGCGCGCTTGCACTTCGCTCGAAAGCTGTTGCTGTTCCCGTTTGCGACGCCCAACCAAGTAGCCGATCAATGCCACCGCGGCCAGGGCCACAGTGGTGGAAAGATGAAGGTTTGACCAATCGATCTCAGCTAGGAATTGCATAGGTGGGCAAAAAACGCGTTAACGAGGAAAGTAAGAGGTAATGTCCGCGGGTTCCAGGTTTTTTGGGTCGTTTCGAGTCTCTCAATATCCGGCGCCGATGAGCACCATGCAGGCGTTATGCGACAACGGAACGCCGGGCTAGGAGCCCCTTTAATAATCCGACCGCGATCCAAAACCCCGCAAGGAAAAAAAGCCAATCAATACGCCCACGATCAATACAACCAACCAGTCTCCTTTGTCGAGACGGTTTGTCCACTGCAGTGCGTGGTTGTAAAGGTCGTGCATGGCTTTGCCCCCGCGCATTTCACTTCGGTTGCGGCGCGGTCTTGCAGGACATTATGGAACGTCATGAAAGTCTACGTTATGAAAGTGCATGCGAGAAATATGCCGAAGCCGCGGGTTGCCGACGAGCGGACTAGCCGGCATTTTCGTTACCGCTGGTACAGTCGGCATGTTCCGGAGCAAGATTGGCCGATGAGAGTTGGAAGTGCGGAAATAGCGTTGATGCACACGAGGGGATTGATTGCCAAGAACAGTGCACCAGGGTGCTGGCTTGTAACGCGGATGCCTGCTGTGTTCCGGACTACATGGGCCATAGAGCAGTCGCCTGGCGGTGGTTCGTTCGCAATCCTAATGCGGCTTGCGAAAACCGGCCAATTGGCTTAAAATTGCCGCACCGTTAGGCGATTGCCGGTGAACCGTTCACCGCCAGTCGCCGTCGTGGTTTTAGGGGGTGGGCAGTGCGAAGTGGACCAGCGCGAAGTGAAGGTTGAGAAGTTGCTGCAGGGACAATTTGAACATCGCCCGACGGTCTCGGTCGAGAAAAGTGGCTTTCGATAATTCAAATTGCCCCCCCACCGAGAAGCGCCCGATTGCAAAAAGGTATTGAGAATTGATAATGGGATTTTGCCGGTAAAAGCAAAAAAGCGACGGGGGTGTAGCTCAGTTGGTTTAGAGCGCCAGCCTGTCACGTTGGAGGTCGCGGGTTCAAGTCCCGTCACCCTCGCTTTGATAACTATGTCGCGGCGCGAGTGGGGGTAGTGCTGCGCAGCGCTGAATATCGATTCCTGAACGAATTGGCGCGGGTCATGACGTTGAGCACGCTTTGGCTTAACACGTTGCCCGTCATGTTTTGCTTGCTCAAGTAATCGTCGGCGCCGGCTTCGATCAATTCGACGGCAACTTCGGGCGTGGCCATTCCCGAGACTGCAATGATCGGCACGACGGGGTCGAACTGGCGAATGCGGCGCAGGCAACTGACGCCGTTTCCCTCGGCCAATTGATGGTCGAGAATGACCAGGTCGAAACTGCCGCGCAGCCAGGCATCGACGGCTTCGTCTTCCTTGGCGGCATGTTCGATGTCGAAATGGCATTCTTTCATCGCCAAGAGGTGCAGCGAGACAATTCCCTGCTGGATGCGGTCGTCTTCGATGTGCAACACACGGATCACGTCGGAAGTCATAAAATGTCCTTTAGGAAAGGGAGAAGACACGTGCAATCCGGTCCAAAAGGCCGGACTGTTTTCGGTTGGTTTGATCTGCGGGAACCGGGGAGTCGATCACAGTTGCTAGATGATCGATATCCGGCAAGATCGGGCTATGCGGAGCATGTAGTCTCAACGCTTGACCGTGATTCATCGAATCGATTACCTTCGTGTCGTACTCCACGGTACATATCTGGCACGTGGGCAGGAAACGTTGAATTCGATCGACCGTCAAACCTTCGATTTTGGGGTTGTATCGATTAATCACAATCAAGGGCTGACGTTGCCCGATCCCATCGCAGACCATTTGGGCGCCGCGGATGGCCGCCACGGTTTGGTCCACCACGACGACAATTTGATCGGCCGTTGTCAGCGCGCGGAAGAAAAGCTCGTCGTAAGTGCAGGGCACATCCAGGACCAGCCACGACGCCAAATGTCGCGTGAGAGTCACCAATCGCATGACGGTGTCGGTATCGGCGGTCACCGATTCAATAGCTTGGTACGGGCCGGCCAGAGCGGAAAAATTTTCCGCCACCTCGGTCAAAGCTCCGCGAAGGATGAAGCTATCTACCCGTTGGATGTCAGCGACCAGGTCGGCGATGCTGTATCGCGGGGTAATATCCAGATGGTTTGCCAGGACTCCCTTTCGCAGGGCCAGCTCCATCAGAATGCAGGGCGCCCTTTGCAAGCGGGCCAAAGCGTCGGTCATGTTGATGGCAATCATGCTTCCGCCACAGCCTCCCACGGCCCCGCTGACTGCAACCAGACGGGCCAACGTGGAAATTCTGCCATGCTGCGCTTTAATGCAATTCAAGGTCTCCCCCAAATCTTCAGGGTCCACCGGAGACTGGATGACTTGCGTGGCGCCGGCCCGCATACACCTCACCACCAGAGTCGAATCGATGGCGGTGTCGACGATGGCCACGATGGGGCACCCCGCGAAGCTGCCACTTAACCGCTTCAACTCTTGCACCGCGTCGGCCGAATCGATATTCACCACGAACAGCCGGGGTTCACTTTCAGTGACCAACGCTTGTTGGATGGCGGCAGCCATGCTGGGATAATCGACATCGATGATGGCCCAGCGGTGCAGGATTTCGCGCGCCACGGGCGGCAAAACGCGGTCATCGCAGCCGATGATGTTGATTTTAAGCGAATACATGCGAATCACTGTTGGCGAAGGATTTCATGCGGGGTGGATTAGGTCAGGCAAGGCTCGGAAATTTGCCGACGTAACTCTTCCAGGAGGCGGCTGATTTCGCGATCCAGTTGCTGATATTCATCCTGCGCGGCGGTTAGGCCGCCCGATCGACCGAGCGCTTCCAAGCGAGCCGCCTGGGCGATTGCCGCGGAAGCGGCAAAGGGAATTAACGAGCCTTTTAGGTGATGCGCCAATTTTGCCAGGAGCTGGGCATCTTGGCCGTCGATAGCGCCGCGGATACTGGTCAGCAACGGCGGCGCATCTTCCAGCAGCATGGAGGCGATTTCTCGCAAAAACTCTTGGTTGCCGTTGGTAAACTCCAAAGCGGCAGCCCAATCGCAAAGCGCTACTGCGACGGGCTCGGCGGTTAAAACAGAATAAATGACCCGGCGTAGCTCCTGCGCGTGGACCGGCTTGGAGAGATACCCATCCATCCCCGCCGCCAGGCAACAATCGCGGTCGCTTTTCATCGCATGGGCTGTCATGGCAATGATCGGTGTGTGTTTGGCGGTTTCTCGCTCCTGGTTGCGGATCATCTTGGTAACTTCCAAGCCGTCGAAATCGGGCATTTGCAAATCCATCAAGATTAAATCGAATGCTTGTTTCTCCCATGCATCCAGCGCCTCTTGTCCAGTGCCCGCTACGGTTACCCGATGCCCCTCGTCCTCAAGCATCCGGACGGCTACTTTCCGATTGATTCGGTTGTCTTCGGCCAGCAAGATCTGTAGATTTCTGGACGATGATTCGGGCTCTGATGCCTGCTGATCGAAGCATGAAGTGGACGACGGGTGGCTGAACTGGGGAAGACTCTCTGATGAATTCGAACCTTGACGCAGGGCATCATGAATCGCATCCCACAAGTCGGCCTGATGGATCGGTTTGCGCAAGTACGTGGATACTCCGAGAGCTTGGCAACGCTGAACGTCTTCCGAGTTTAGGTCGGAACTGAGCATCATGATGGTGGGACAGACGAGGCTGAGCTGTGTGCGCATTTTTTCGATGAGCACAAGCCCGTCCATATCATGAATCAATGAATCGACCAAAATTAGGCGAACGGGATTGTTCCGCGCGGCGGCATTTCTGGCCACGATGACTGCCTCGCAAACGGTCGAGGCCACCAAGGGGCTCATTTGGCCGTTGCCAAGCATGCTTTGAAGCATGCGCCGGCTGGTGGGATTGTCGTCGACCACCAACACCGGCAGGCCGACCAGATTCAGCGGCGCTGCTGACCCGGATTGTTCTTCGCCAATCTGCGCAATCGGAAAGCGGGCCGTGAAATGGAACACACTTCCCTGATTGGGTTGGCTTTCCACCCAGATTTGCCCCCCCATCAGCTCGACTAAGCGTGCGGAAATGGTTAATCCCAGCCCGGTCCCACCAAATCGACGTGTCATGGACCCATCGGCCTGGGTGAAGGCGTTGAAAATCAATTGTTGTTTTTCCGGAGCAATGCCAATGCCGGTATCCGTCACCAAAAAATGCAGCAGGCATTCCTGCTCGTTGACTTCCGTCGATTCGTCCAATTGTACCCGTAAAGTAACGGTTCCTTTCTCGGTGAATTTAATCGCATTGCCCACCAAGTTCACGATCACTTGCCGCAGGCGATCGGGATCGCCCACCACCCAGGTTGGCACCGTCGGCGCGGCCTGGTAGTCCAGCTCCAGGTTCTTTTGGCGGGCCCAGAGCGCAAGAATATGCAAAAAGTTTCGCAGTTTATCGGGCAGATCGAAGGTGGTGGTCGCCAATTCCAGTTTTCCGGCTTCGATTTTGGAAAAGTCGAGTACGTCGTTGATCACGGTCAATAGGCTTTCGGCGCACTCGTTGATGGTTTCAAAAGCGTCTCGCTGTTCGGCATTCAGCGGCATGGCCAAGGCCAGCTCGGACATGCCGATGATGCCGTTCATGGGCGTGCGAATTTCATGGCTCATGTTGGCCAAGAAGTCGCTTTTGGCGCGACTGGCTAACTCCGCGGTTTGCTTGGCGCTGCGCAATTCTTCCTCCGCCCGCTTGCGCTGCGTGATGTCGTTGGCAATGCACAGGTATCCGCTGATGCGTCCTTGAGAATTTCTCAGCGCGGTTGTGGAGACAAGCACCGGAAACCGGGAGCCGTCTTTGTGGACATAGGTCCATTCGCGCTCCTCCGGCTGGCCGAACTTCGGCTTGATAATCAGGACTTCAAACGTTGGATCAAGCGTGCGGCCGAGTTCCATGGAGATTTCTCGGGCTTGCAGAGCCAATTCGTCGGGAACGTGAATTGCTTCGAGCGAATTCTTGCCAACCATTTCGTCCGCTGTATAGCCCAGCATGCGTTCGGCGGCCTTGTTGAAGACGGAAATAACGCCGTTGGAGGTCGTCGAAATGATGCTGCGATCGGCACTGTCGAGGATCGCTTGCTGCAAGGTGAGGGTTTCACGCAGCACATACTCGGCCCGTTGGCTTTCCGTGCGGGTAATGGCGTACCCGATGGCGCGACGGAGCGCCACCGGCCGGAGATCGGCT from Pirellulales bacterium harbors:
- a CDS encoding tetratricopeptide repeat protein, whose product is MATDFRQFDEHGFPIAPRFQDLKVPGEEVPRRPNVSVRTKRLVLVAVLLGIVVPVIFGPQIVSAVGQGVAEWFSSRAEQKFWHGDYAGAISDLGHAIGWSPHSWELYFRRAQYREKVDDLNGSLADWNQLLGLTESTEVLSFVYSGRSWIYVRLERYREALDDATHAVRLSPTPENLNTRAYIRALANLELPEGLVDINKALEEVGEGNPQFLDTRGYLLFLMDRSDDSLKDLKRAILLSESDRRRLQTQQFMDPREWTLRMKEMEHNLAVMYHHRGLVYDKLGHKDDADHDLRHAQELGYNPAQGVL
- a CDS encoding GGDEF domain-containing protein, with protein sequence MQFLAEIDWSNLHLSTTVALAAVALIGYLVGRRKREQQQLSSEVQARRELKRAQAVAKELERIAVAVRRSIATHHSSVLKFKDRVSSLGSDQQEAAWQELCAEAEGMLKPTLKLAAQLATAYDEIRQQSNNLMTFTEVRTDPLTGVSNRRALDETLESMFNMMHRYEQPFSVALLDLDHFKEINDEQGHLYGDRMLKAVARLLDDNVRDTDMVARYGGEEFVIVMPQTTLAGASTFSERLRRRVEHQLPLTVSCGVSLAADGDNPQTLLARADAALYSAKAAGRNHVFHHTGLTILPVGDTSEEEPAAVVVQQA
- a CDS encoding response regulator, which encodes MTSDVIRVLHIEDDRIQQGIVSLHLLAMKECHFDIEHAAKEDEAVDAWLRGSFDLVILDHQLAEGNGVSCLRRIRQFDPVVPIIAVSGMATPEVAVELIEAGADDYLSKQNMTGNVLSQSVLNVMTRANSFRNRYSALRSTTPTRAAT
- a CDS encoding response regulator; protein product: MDDSIPGLVMPRRNESLDGNSPAKRILMIVEDNPADADLVEELLQQAAPDAYQFVHAGKLALAEQKLQANHLDAVLLDLRLPDASGLASVRAIRDLASDVPVVVLTGTDDDEQLALSCIHAGAQDFLSKADLRPVALRRAIGYAITRTESQRAEYVLRETLTLQQAILDSADRSIISTTSNGVISVFNKAAERMLGYTADEMVGKNSLEAIHVPDELALQAREISMELGRTLDPTFEVLIIKPKFGQPEEREWTYVHKDGSRFPVLVSTTALRNSQGRISGYLCIANDITQRKRAEEELRSAKQTAELASRAKSDFLANMSHEIRTPMNGIIGMSELALAMPLNAEQRDAFETINECAESLLTVINDVLDFSKIEAGKLELATTTFDLPDKLRNFLHILALWARQKNLELDYQAAPTVPTWVVGDPDRLRQVIVNLVGNAIKFTEKGTVTLRVQLDESTEVNEQECLLHFLVTDTGIGIAPEKQQLIFNAFTQADGSMTRRFGGTGLGLTISARLVELMGGQIWVESQPNQGSVFHFTARFPIAQIGEEQSGSAAPLNLVGLPVLVVDDNPTSRRMLQSMLGNGQMSPLVASTVCEAVIVARNAAARNNPVRLILVDSLIHDMDGLVLIEKMRTQLSLVCPTIMMLSSDLNSEDVQRCQALGVSTYLRKPIHQADLWDAIHDALRQGSNSSESLPQFSHPSSTSCFDQQASEPESSSRNLQILLAEDNRINRKVAVRMLEDEGHRVTVAGTGQEALDAWEKQAFDLILMDLQMPDFDGLEVTKMIRNQERETAKHTPIIAMTAHAMKSDRDCCLAAGMDGYLSKPVHAQELRRVIYSVLTAEPVAVALCDWAAALEFTNGNQEFLREIASMLLEDAPPLLTSIRGAIDGQDAQLLAKLAHHLKGSLIPFAASAAIAQAARLEALGRSGGLTAAQDEYQQLDREISRLLEELRRQISEPCLT